In one Rhopalosiphum padi isolate XX-2018 chromosome 3, ASM2088224v1, whole genome shotgun sequence genomic region, the following are encoded:
- the LOC132924291 gene encoding uncharacterized protein LOC132924291: MAAINSGSNNSNSNSTSAGGSNMYRVGDYVYFEAQQQQQQQQQQQSMHHQQQQPFQIRRIEELNKTAGGNVEAKVMCFYRRRDLPAQLVALADKHQQHQQQQQLSLTLSLSPGGSSAIKGSGKQSSTIKSSSASDKDASTDKKEQDTSASGALPMVKKEQQNEEQSAGKIETSEINENVKEEQQQQQDVEMSEDLETNSSVSAVVKSGEVRADGDEAETNDKSSDVVKDDDKTTQSTQPQHDWWRGEQLKQRELFLSRQVETLAATHIRGKCTVTLYNETESLDSYLEREDTFFYCLVFDPVQKTLLADKGEIRVGHKYQAEVPPKALFNRGSSDVNAKDITATLVKGDIVKEENITDGDGEEPMVTECSRDDEDDDEKDVDAKSSTAVTTVTTIGTVTAVTMESDSELETLIWTCRPQWNRLTDRQIDQFLVVSRSLGTFARALDCTSSVKQPSLHMSAAAASRDITLFHAMDTLHRHGYDLGTATCSLVPSTGPVLCRDEMEEWSASEANLFEEALEKYGKDFGDIRHDFLPWKTHKNIVEYYYMWKTTDRYVQQKRVKAVEQESKLKQVYIPSYNGSTSGGKQQAITSGVTIKSSQQQQLVNGNSAAVELYSPKNGSSGLSITGEGPLQPGLCDLCDAVSSQQWYPNTIGATTGTSSISYHQQNGGLSSTLCHECWTHWKKYGGPRTATSDKKVIATARGGSMSGDEDRPHSNASSSSLAAAMNLNVSAGGGRSSSHGPTMSTPPHHHHHLMHLGGSGSSHHSSYHHQSQHHHHQQLHHQQQLQQQQHQSASSSPGGGGLLLHQPHINSSGSTTTAHRCTIIGCQAAPFKSKSQLLRHYSTAHGIGINSNSSSSPSAIITSIGGSSRSSGSAGLDGGGSGKLSPQPPQQQQTISGAGLLHHNSGGPLNLNSSNPNQHSINSGSANQVINLIASSSSPQQQPNNLSTSGGGITTNTVIGAGGVATATGRPVMKTRTAFYLRCTSLAKASRRRSAQQAAAALLQQQHHQKKASSSGNQTASLLSPIASAMVQPGCLARPRNVARRPFVCVPQTAHSYKHECMLSMQHAPVHELRAYLRAAAVKAHARRPGVTRVANALIAARRIRGGMNSATAADIAVPDWLSLPSQQHQHQSSHHHVSSSSKHGKHSSRSSTGGRVAFPKPPKAPDGSLLYERVPNKQEAAAAAAAATSALNNPSAAAAAAAAAAAVGLNPAAAAAILGALGPPGSASSGSSAGASGSTNDQSATGFDVAAAAAALYQQQQQQQQQQLQQGSSSSSNKRRLYETDSASIQQQPQPQAGPPSKRMHRQQHHSQQQQQQQQSSGHHHHSQQHQQPSSTSQGGSGAGGGAVDGMLASIVAHQQQQQQQRGGTSSGGPLQLTATGSGGKSGGSAGHHQSQQHQQHNHYRTPSMARTGRKHVISWTDAPDDLYYRCTTLSRSLRKARMTGKELRRSARKPWQPIAALLGISFTMPSAAASSSATPLGTAGPTGSPAPQTNSTSGNSSSIGSATPFDMSTTGGGTSSSNRQPSTIPNPSAAPIVAPCISGALTMSSRSSGGGSSHH; the protein is encoded by the exons ATGGCGGCCATCAACAGTGGCAGTAATAatagcaacagcaacagcactAGTGCTGGCGGCAGCAACATGTACCGCGTTGGAG ATTATGTGTACTTTGAGGCtcaacagcagcaacagcaacagcagcagcaacaatcTATGCATCATCAACAGCAGCAGCCATTCCAAATACGTAGAATCGAAGAGCTCAATAAAACTGCCGGTGGTAATGTTGAAGCAAAAGTCATGTGTTTTTATAGGAGACGAGATCTCCCAGCTCAACTTGTTGCGTTAGCTGATAAACACCAACAGcatcagcagcagcagcaattGTCGTTGACTTTATCGTTATCTCCTGGTGGAAGTAGCGCCATTAAAGGATCTGGTAAGCAGTCATCTACCATCAAATCTTCCTCGGCCAGTGATAAAGACGCTAGTACGGATAAGAAAGAACAAGACACTAGTGCTAGTGGGGCTTTACCAATGGTGAAAAAAGAGCAGCAGAACGAAGAACAATCTGCTGGTAAAATAGAAACAtctgaaattaatgaaaatgtaaAAGAAGAGCAGCAACAACAGCAGGATGTTGAGATGTCAGAAGACTTGGAAACTAATTCTTCTGTATCCGCTGTTGTCAAAAGTGGAGAAGTTCGAGCAGATGGTGATGAGGCTGAAACCaatgataaat CTTCAGATGTTGTAAAAGATGATGATAAGACAACACAGAGCACACAACCACAACATGACTGGTGGCGTGGTGAACAGCTTAAACAACGTGAATTGTTTTTAAGCAGGCAAGTGGAAACATTGGCAGCAACGCATATACGTGGAAAATGCACAGTAACATTGTACAATGAGACCGAATCATTGGACAGTTATTTAGAAAGAGAG GACACATTCTTCTATTGTCTGGTATTTGATCCTGTCCAAAAGACATTATTGGCTGACAAGGGAGAAATCCGCGTTGGTCATAAATATCAGGCTGAGGTGCCACCAAAAGCACTATTTAATCGCGGTAGTAGTGATGTAAATGCAAAAGATATTACAGCAACATTGGTAAAAGGAGATATAgtaaaagaagaaaatattacTGATGGTGATGGAGAAGAGCCAATGGTAACAGAATGTAGTCGAGACGATGAAGATGATGATGAGAAAGATGTTGATGCAAAATCCTCTACTGCAGTGACTACAGTGACAACAATAGGAACTGTAACAGCAGTGACAATGGAAAGTGATTCTGAACTTGAAACTTTGATATGGACATGTAGGCCTCAGTGGAATCGTTTGACCGATAGACAAATAGATCAGTTTTTAGTTGTTTCACGATCGTTAGGCACATTTGCTCGTGCCTTAGATTGTACCAGCTCAGTAAAACAGCCTTCATTGCACATGTCAGCAGCTGCTGCATCACGGGACATCACATTG tTTCATGCTATGGACACACTGCATAGACATGGTTATGATCTGGGTACTGCCACCTGTTCCCTAGTACCTAGTACCGGTCCCGTATTGTGCCGTGATGAAATGGAAGAATGGTCAGCTTCCGAAGCAAATTTATTTGAGGAAGCATTGGAGAAATATGGCAAGGACTTTGGTGACATACGTCATGATTTT CTTCCCTGGAAAACGCATAAAAACATAGTTGAGTACTATTATATGTGGAAGACCACAGATAGATATGTGCAACAGAAGCGTGTTAAGGCTGTAGAACAAGAATCCAAGTTGAAACAAGTGTATATACCTTCTTA taATGGATCAACGAGTGGTGGAAAGCAGCAAGCTATAACATCAGGCGTAACAATAAAATCTTCACAGCAACAGCAGCTTGTAAATGGTAACTCGGCAGCTGTGGAGCTGTATTCTCCTAAAAATGGTAGTAGTGGATTATCTATAACAGGGGAAGGACCATTACAACCTGGATTATGTGATTTATGTGACG ctGTGTCTTCACAACAATGGTATCCAAACACCATAGGAGCCACAACCGGAACATCCTCAATATCTTATCATCAGCAAAATGGAGGATTATCTTCTACATTATGTCATGAGTGCTGGACTCATTGGAAAAAATATGGAGGTCCCAGAACTGCTACTTCAGATAAAAAAGTTATTGCAACTGCAAGGGGAGGGAGTATGTCTGGAGACGAAG ATCGACCACACTCAAATGCGTCGTCTAGTTCTCTAGCAGCAGCAATGAACCTGAATGTATCAGCTGGTGGTGGAAGATCTTCATCACATGGACCCACTATGTCGACTCCACCccatcaccaccaccacctTATGCACCTTGGTGGTAGTGGAAGTAGTCACCATAGTAGTTATCATCATCAGTCACAACACCACCATCATCAACAGCTTCACCATCAACAACAGCTACAGCAACAACAACACCAATCGGCATCGTCTTCACCAGGTGGTGGTGGTTTATTACTACACCAACCACATATTAATTCGTCTGGATCAACAACAACTGCTCATAGGTGCACTATTATAGGGTGCCAAGCAGCTCCATTCAAGAGTAAGTCTCAGCTGCTACGACATTACAGTACAGCACATGGCATCGGGATAAATTCCAACAGCAGTAGTAGTCCTAGTGCCATCATTACATCAATTGGTGGTAGCAGTAGATCTTCTGGAAGTGCTGGTCTTGATGGTGGTGGAAGTGGAAAATTATCACCACAGCCACCACAGCAACAGCAAACCATTTCTGGTGCAGGACTTCTCCACCATAATTCTGGAGGACCTTTAAACTTGAACAGCAGCAACCCAAATCAACATTCCATCAATAGTGGTTCTGCTAACCAAGTAATTAATCTCATTGCATCATCATCTTCACCACAACAGCAGCCCAACAACCTATCTACAAGTGGTGGAGGCATAACAACAAATACAGTTATTGGAGCAGGAGGAGTAGCTACTGCCACTGGGAGGCCAGTTATGAAGACAAGAACAGCATTTTACTTGAGATGTACATCATTGGCCAAAGCTAGTAGGCGCCGGTCCGCACAACAAGCAGCTGCTGCACTATTACAGCAACAGCACCATCAGAAAAAAGCTTCGTCTAGTGGAAATCAAACAGCATCTCTGTTATCTCCCATAGCTTCAGCTATGGTACAGCCTGGATGCTTAGCCCGTCCTAGAAATGTAGCTCGAAGACCATTTGTATGTGTTCCACAAACGGCACACTCTTACAAACACGAAT GCATGCTGTCAATGCAACATGCTCCAGTCCATGAACTAAGAGCATATTTGAGGGCTGCTGCAGTTAAAGCGCATGCCCGCCGACCTGGAGTTACTCGAGTAGCCAATGCATTAATAGCTGCTAGGAGAATTCGCGGTGGAATGAATTCAGCAACTGCTGCTGATATAGCTGTGCCAGATTGGCTGTCTCTGCCTTCTCAGCAGCACCAGCATCAGTCTTCACATCATCATGTTTCGTCTTCATCGAAACATGGCAAACATTCTTCAAGATCATCAACGGGTGGACGTGTCGCTTTTCCCAAGCCACCAAAGGCACCGG ATGGAAGTTTGCTATATGAACGAGTGCCAAATAAACAGGAAGCTGCCGCGGCTGCGGCAGCTGCTACTTCTGCATTGAATAACCCATCCGCAGCTGCGGCAGCAGCAGCTGCTGCTGCAGCAGTTGGACTGAACCCGGCTGCAGCAGCCGCCATACTCGGAGCTTTGGGACCCCCGGGATCAGCTAGTAGTGGTAGTTCTGCGGGGGCATCTGGTTCGACAAATGATCAATCGGCTACGGGGTTTGATGTAGCAGCTGCAGCTGCTGCTCTCTaccaacagcagcagcaacagcaacaacaacaactacaACAAGGCTCTTCGTCGTCAAGCAATAAGAGGCGGCTATATGAAACTGATAGTG CATCTATACAACAGCAACCACAACCACAAGCTGGGCCGCCATCAAAACGTATGCATCGGCAGCAACATCATtcgcaacagcagcagcaacaacagcaaTCTTCTGGTCATCATCACCACAGCCAACAACACCAACAACCCTCATCAACGTCACAAGGAGGTAGCGGAGCCGGCGGGGGTGCTGTAGATGGAATGCTGGCGTCGATCGTGGCGCatcaacaacagcaacaacaacagcgAGGTGGTACGTCAAGTGGAGGACCTTTACAATTGACTGCCACTGGAAGTGGTGGTAAATCCGGGGGCTCGGCAGGCCACCACCAGTCACAACAGCATCAGCAGCATAATCATTACAGGACACCATCAATGGCTCGAACTGGTAGAAAGCATGTAATATCGTGGACGGACGCTCCTGATGACCTGTATTATAGATGTACTACATTGTCTAG ATCTTTACGGAAAGCCAGGATGACGGGTAAAGAACTAAGGCGGTCGGCACGCAAGCCATGGCAGCCGATAGCCGCGCTTCTTGGCATATCGTTCACAATGCCGTCCGCTGCTGCATCGTCGTCGGCGACACCATTAGGAACAGCAGGGCCCACGGGATCACCGGCTCCACAAACCAATAGTACATCCGGAAATTCATCATCAATAGGGTCAGCTACACCATTTGATATGTCTACAACTGGTGGTGGTACTAGCAGTAGCAATAGACAACCGTCCACCATACCGAATCCGTCGGCGGCACCGATAGTAGCACCATGTATTAGTGGTGCGCTTACAATGTCGTCACGTTCTAGTGGCGGCGGTAGTAGTCATCACTAA